In Sander lucioperca isolate FBNREF2018 chromosome 21, SLUC_FBN_1.2, whole genome shotgun sequence, the following proteins share a genomic window:
- the flii gene encoding protein flightless-1 homolog encodes MASTGVLPFIRGVDLSGNDFKGGYFPEHVKCMSSLRWLKLNRTGLCYLPEELASLQKLEHISVSHNSLTTLHGELSSLPNLRAVVARANNLKNSGVPDDIFQLDDLSVLDLSFNQLTEIPRDLENSRNMLVLNLSHNSIDSIPNQLFINLTDLLYLDLSDNKLDSLPPQMRRLVHLQTLTLNNNPLMHAQLRQLPAMVALQTLHLRNTQRTQSNMPTSLEGLTHLADVDLSCNDLTRVPECLYSLGSLKRLNLSSNQISELSLCIDQWTQLETLNLSRNQLTSLPSAICKLSKLKKLYVNSNKLDFDGVPPGVGKLSSLTEFMAANNNLELIPEGLCRCGKLKKLVLNKNRLVTLPEAIHFLTDLEMLDVRENPNLVMPPKPADTAAEWYNIDFSLQNQLRLAGASPATVAAAGGGASPRDPLARKMRLRRRKDCSQDDQAKQVLKGMSDVAHDKNNLEENGDLKYADLKVRRWDKSIEKPQLDYSEFYTEDTGQVPGVSVWQIENFVPMPVDETFHSKFYEADCYIILKTFLDDNGALNWQIFYWIGQEATLDKKAGSAIHAVNLRNFLGAECRTIREEMGDESEEFSAVFNNEISYIEGGTSSGFYTVEDTNYPVRLYRIYGKKNIRLESVPVKASSLDPRYVFLLDTGPEIFIWRGANATLSGTTKARLFAEKINKNERKGKAEIATVMQSQEPPGLWEVLGGQPEEIKKHVPDDFSPVRPKLYKVGLGLGYLELPQINYKLSVEHKDHKVKLDTLPEMRLVQSLLDTKCVYILDCWSDVFIWIGRKSPRLVRAAALKLGQEICSMLHRPKHACVTRNLEGTECQVFKSKFKNWDDVLKVDYTRAAETVQQKDNLQGKVKKDAEQKDKMKADLTALFLPRQPAMPLTEAEQLMDEWNEDLDGMEGFVLEGKKFARLPEEEFGHFHTQDCYVFLCRYWVPVEYEEEEKEKKEGGSGEGGEKSAAAEEEEDKQPEEDFQCVVYFWQGRQASNMGWLTFTFSLQKKFESLFPGKLKVVRMTQQQENLKFLSHFKRKFIIHKGKRKQKTDSAQPSLYHIRTNGSALCTRTIQIGTDSSNLNSEFCFILKVPFESTDNQGIVYTWVGRAADPDEAKLAEDIMNNMFDDTYSKQVINEGEEPENFFWVGIGSQKEYDEDADYMKYARLFRCSNEKGYFSVSEKCSDFCQDDLADDDIMLLDNGKEVYMWVGNQTSQVEIKLSLKACQVYIQHMRSKDTAQPRKLRLVRKGNEPHCFSRCFHAWGAFKTTLA; translated from the exons GGTGGGTACTTCCCAGAGCATGTCAAGTGTATGAGCAGTCTGCGATGGCTAAAACTGAACAGGACCGGACTGTGCTACCTCCCAGAGGAGCTGGCCTCTCTGCAGAAGCTG gagcatatttcagtgagtcacaACAGCCTGACTACTTTACATGGAGAACTGTCCAGCTTACCGAACCTACGG GCGGTGGTAGCCAGAGCCAACAACCTGAAAAACTCTGGAGTCCCCGATGACATCTTTCAGCTAGATGACCTCTCTGTGCTG GACCTGAGTTTCAATCAGCTGACAGAGATCCCCAGGGACCTGGAGAACAGCAGGAACATGCTGGTGCTGAATCTGAGCCACAACAGCATCGACTCCATCCCCAACCAGCTGTTCATCAACCTGACAGACCTGCTGTATCTGGATCTGAGTGACAACAAGCTGGACAGCCTGCCACCGCAGATGAGACGCCTGGTTCACCTGCAGACACTCACACTGAACAACAACCCGTTGATGCACGCCCAGTTGCG CCAGCTGCCAGCCATGGTGGCATTACAGACTCTCCACCTGAGGAACACCCAGAGGACCCAGAGCAACATGCCCACCAGCTTGGAGGGTCTGACACATTTAGCAg ATGTTGACCTGTCATGTAACGACCTGACTCGGGTGCCAGAGTGCCTCTATTCACTGGGCAGTTTGAAGAGACTCAACCTAAGCAGTAACCAGATCTCAGAACTGTCCCTCTGCATTGACCAGTGGACTCAGCTGGAGACGCTTAACCTGAGCCGCAACCAGCTCACCTCATTGCCC TCTGCAATCTGTAAGCTGTCCAAACTGAAGAAGCTGTATGTAAACTCCAACAAACTGGACTTTGATGGGGTTCCACCAGGCGTGGGCAAACTGTCCAGCCTCACTGAGTTCATGGCCGCTAACAACAACCTGGAGCTCATCCCAGAGGGACTATGCAG GTGTGGCAAGCTGAAGAAGCTGGTGCTGAATAAAAACCGCCTGGTAACACTGCCTGAGGCCATCCACTTCTTGACTGACTTAGAG ATGCTGGATGTGCGTGAGAACCCCAACCTGGTGATGCCTCCTAAACCAGCCGACACCGCAGCGGAGTGGTACAACATCGACTTCTCCCTGCAGAACCAGCTCCGGCTGGCCGGGGCCTCGCCTGCTACTGTAGCCGCTGCTGGAGGAG GAGCCAGCCCCCGTGACCCCCTGGCGAGGAAGATGAGGCTCCGGAGGAGGAAGGACTGTTCTCAGGACGATCAGGCAAAGCAGGTGCTGAAGGGCATGAGTGATGTCGCACACGACAAGAACAACTTGGAG GAGAACGGGGACTTGAAATATGCTGATTTAAAGGTCCGGCGCTGGGACAAGAGTATAGAGAAACCTCAACTGGACTACTCTGAGTTCTATACGGAGGATACAGGGCAG GTTCCAGGTGTATCAGTGTGGCAGATAGAGAACTTTGTTCCAATGCCAGTGGATGAAACTTTCCATAGCAAGTTCTATGAGGCTGATTGCTACATCATCCTCAAG ACCTTCCTGGATGACAACGGCGCGTTGAACTGGCAGATCTTCTACTGGATCGGCCAGGAGGCCACTCTGGACAAGAAGGCCGGCTCTGCCATCCATGCCGTCAACCTCAGAAATTTCCTTGGGGCAGAGTGCAGGACAATACGCGAGGAGATGGGAGACGAGAGCGAGGAGTTCAGTGCC GTGTTTAACAATGAGATCTCCTACATTGAGGGAGGAACATCCAGCGGATTCTACACTGTGGAGGACACAAACTATCCTGTCAG GTTGTACAGAATTTATGGCAAGAAAAACATCAGACTGGAGTCTGTACCAGTGAAGGCCTCATCCCTCGACCCTCG GTATGTCTTCTTGTTGGACACAGGGCCGGAGATCTTTATCTGGAGAGGAGCCAACGCTACTCTCAGCGGCACAACAAAGGCCAG gTTATTTGCTGAAAAGATCAATAAAAATGAGCGTAAGGGGAAGGCGGAGATCGCAACCGTCATGCAGAGCCAGGAGCCTCCGGGGCTCTGGGAGGTACTGGGAGGACAACCGGAGGAGATCAAGAAACACGTACCAGATGACTTCTCTCCTGTCAGACCTAAACTATACAAG GTGGGCTTGGGTCTGGGCTACCTGGAGCTGCCACAGATTAACTACAAGCTGTCAGTCGAACACAAAGACCACAAGGTCAAACTGGACACTTTGCCCGAGATGAGACTG GTGCAGTCTCTGCTGGACACAAAGTGCGTGTACATCCTCGACTGCTGGTCTGACGTGTTCATCTGGATCGGGAGGAAGTCCCCACGCCTTGTCCGAGCTGCTGCCTTAAAACTGGGTCAGGAGATCTGCTCCATGCTGCACCGGCCCAAACATGCCTGCGTCACCCGCAACCTGGAGGGCACCGAGTGCCAG GTGTTTAAGTCCAAGTTTAAGAACTGGGATGATGTGTTGAAGGTGGACTACACCAGAGCAGCTGAGACTGTACAACAGAAGGACAACCTGCAGGgcaag GTGAAGAAGGATGCAGAGCAGAAAGACAAGATGAAAGCTGACCTCACAGCCCTCTTCCTGCCCAGGCAGCCAGCCATGCCCCTAACTGAG GCTGAACAATTGATGGATGAGTGGAATGAGGACCTGGATGGCATGGAAGGATTTGTGTTGGAAGGAAAGAAGTTTGCTCGCCTGCCTGAGGAGGAGTTTGGGCACTTCCACACCCAGGACTGCTATGTCTTCCTCTGCAG ATACTGGGTACCTGTGGAGTacgaagaggaggagaaggagaagaaggagggggggagtggtgaaggaggagaaaagagtgcagcagcagaggaggaggaggacaaacAGCCCGAGGAGGACTTCCAGTGTGTAGTGTACTTCTGGCAGGGCAGGCAGGCCTCCAACATGGGCTGGCTCACTTTCACCTTCTCCCTGCAGAAGAAGTTTGAGAGTCTTTTCCCTGGAAAACTGAAG GTGGTGCGTATGACCCAGCAGCAGGAGAACCTCAAGTTCCTCTCCCATTTCAAGAGGAAGTTCATCATCCACAAAGGGAAGAGGAAACAGAAGACTGACTCTGCTCAGCCCTCCCTCTACCACATACGCACCAATGGCAGCGCACTTTGCACCAG gACAATCCAGATTGGAACAGATTCTAGCAATCTCAACTCAGAGTTTTGCTTCATTCTCAAG GTACCGTTTGAGAGCACAGACAATCAGGGCATCGTTTACACCTGGGTGGGCAGAGCTGCTGACCCCGACGAAGCCAAACTGGCCGAGGACATCATGAACAACATGTTCGATGACACGTACAGCAAACAG GTAATTAATGAGGGGGAGGAGCCAGAGAACTTCTTCTGGGTGGGGATTGGTTCTCAGAAGGAGTATGACGAAGATGCAGATTATATGAAATACGCTCGGCTCTTCAG GTGTTCGAACGAGAAGGGTTATTTCTCCGTGTCTGAGAAGTGCTCAGACTTCTGTCAGGACGACTTGGCCGATGATGACATCATGCTGCTGGACAACGGCAAAGAG GTGTACATGTGGGTCGGTAATCAGACCAGCCAGGTGGAGATCAAACTTAGTCTCAAAGCCTGCCAG GTTTACATCCAGCACATGCGCTCTAAGGACACTGCACAGCCCAGAAAGCTGCGACTGGTGCGGAAGGGGAACGAGCCCCACTGCTTCTCGCGCTGCTTCCACGCCTGGGGAGCTTTCAAAACTACCCTAGCATAG